One Gallus gallus isolate bGalGal1 chromosome 11, bGalGal1.mat.broiler.GRCg7b, whole genome shotgun sequence DNA window includes the following coding sequences:
- the ZDHHC7 gene encoding palmitoyltransferase ZDHHC7 isoform X1, whose translation MQSSGHRFRDVEHHPLLAENDSYDSSSSEADMAERVWFIRDGCGMVCAIMTWLLVVYADFVVTFVMLLPSKDFWYSVINGVLFNCLAVLALSSHLRTMLTDPGAVPKGNATKEYMDNLQLKPGEVIYKCPKCCSIKPERAHHCSICKRCIRKMDHHCPWVNNCVGEKNQRFFVLFTMYIALISAHALILCGFQFFSCVRGQWTECSDFSPPVTVILMIFLCLEGFLFLTFTAVMFGTQIHSICNDETEIERLKSEKPTWERRLRWEGMKSVFGGQPSLLWINPFAGFRIRQILLRSKKGGPEFSV comes from the exons ATGCAGTCATCGGGGCACAGGTTCCGTGATGTTGAACACCACCCACTTCTTGCTGAAAATGACAGCTATGATTCCTCTTCCTCAGAGGCCGACATGGCAGAGAGGGTTTGGTTCATCAGAGATGGCTGTGGTATGGTCTGTGCTATAATGACGTGGCTTCTGGTTGTCTATGCAGACTTCGTAGTGACTTTTGtcatgctgctgccttccaAAGACTTTTGGTACTCTGTGATCAACGGTGTTCTCTTTAACTGCTTGGCAGTGCTAGCTTTGTCATCACATCTGAGAACCATGCTAACCGATCCA GGGGCTGTACCCAAAGGAAATGCCACTAAAGAGTACATGGATAATTTGCAACTAAAACCAGGAGAAGTGATCTACAAATGTCCGAAGTGCTGTAGTATCAAACCTGAACGTGCACACCATTGCAG catTTGCAAACGATGTATTCGAAAGATGGATCACCACTGCCCTTGGGTGAATAACTGTGTGGGGGAGAAAAATcagagattttttgttttgtttacg ATGTATATAGCCCTAATTTCAGCTCATGCGCTCATACTGTGTGGGTTTCAGTTTTTCTCCTGTGTCCGAGGGCAGTGGACTG AATGCAGTGACTTTTCCCCACCTGTAACTGTGATCCTGATGATCTTCTTGTGCCTTGAgggttttctgtttctcactttCACTGCAGTCATGTTTGGCACCCAAATCCACTCCATATGCAATGATGAAACG GAGATTGAAAGACTGAAGAGTGAAAAGCCAACGTGGGAGCGGAGACTGCGATGGGAAGGGATGAAATCTGTTTTTGGGGGTCAGCCTTCACTCCTGTGGATCAATCCTTTCGCAGGATTTAGAATCAGACAAATCCTACTGAGATCAAAGAAAGGAGGACCTGAATTTTCCGTTTGA
- the ZDHHC7 gene encoding palmitoyltransferase ZDHHC7 isoform X2 — protein sequence MQSSGHRFRDVEHHPLLAENDSYDSSSSEADMAERVWFIRDGCGMVCAIMTWLLVVYADFVVTFVMLLPSKDFWYSVINGVLFNCLAVLALSSHLRTMLTDPGAVPKGNATKEYMDNLQLKPGEVIYKCPKCCSIKPERAHHCSICKRCIRKMDHHCPWVNNCVGEKNQRFFVLFTMYIALISAHALILCGFQFFSCVRGQWTECSDFSPPVTVILMIFLCLEGFLFLTFTAVMFGTQIHSICNDETVKTATFVYCNNSSREM from the exons ATGCAGTCATCGGGGCACAGGTTCCGTGATGTTGAACACCACCCACTTCTTGCTGAAAATGACAGCTATGATTCCTCTTCCTCAGAGGCCGACATGGCAGAGAGGGTTTGGTTCATCAGAGATGGCTGTGGTATGGTCTGTGCTATAATGACGTGGCTTCTGGTTGTCTATGCAGACTTCGTAGTGACTTTTGtcatgctgctgccttccaAAGACTTTTGGTACTCTGTGATCAACGGTGTTCTCTTTAACTGCTTGGCAGTGCTAGCTTTGTCATCACATCTGAGAACCATGCTAACCGATCCA GGGGCTGTACCCAAAGGAAATGCCACTAAAGAGTACATGGATAATTTGCAACTAAAACCAGGAGAAGTGATCTACAAATGTCCGAAGTGCTGTAGTATCAAACCTGAACGTGCACACCATTGCAG catTTGCAAACGATGTATTCGAAAGATGGATCACCACTGCCCTTGGGTGAATAACTGTGTGGGGGAGAAAAATcagagattttttgttttgtttacg ATGTATATAGCCCTAATTTCAGCTCATGCGCTCATACTGTGTGGGTTTCAGTTTTTCTCCTGTGTCCGAGGGCAGTGGACTG AATGCAGTGACTTTTCCCCACCTGTAACTGTGATCCTGATGATCTTCTTGTGCCTTGAgggttttctgtttctcactttCACTGCAGTCATGTTTGGCACCCAAATCCACTCCATATGCAATGATGAAACGGTAAAGACTGCTACTTTTGTATACTGTAACAATTCTTCTAGAGAGATGTGA
- the LOC776594 gene encoding uncharacterized protein LOC776594 isoform X1, producing MLALLALLAAALLALLGVRRAAAPGAWVPLKRWALGGLLLLHGAWRQRASCGGAAEPRRPRLLRPDPHALDSVYFTGFAETNKSFVIARLAKRPNGICEMWLFLRVDGVGEFEHPQHPNMMVNDESEEIWSGGGLTIEYLELQARWKISFDGFLRKGPYRQQWSEEEGELVPVKFSFHWENSTEVFSFSDDSHPSTFVRAFAQEPWSIEFFQRVKKQREQHFRHEQWGQSVGEIEIENHEKTKLSLRGVRSHSYGVRNWSEIYRYVMILARFEDGTAAHLTVINMPATTTNLNVGYVFFPDGKKAGIEWSNASLAEMADDGVIKDEYRVSFTAGGKHFDVSARLDKQACPVVYNGLTGRGVFHECIADFQLNGLTQGWGLAEFYYRDEAAQRVPNLQLGPSTEGPAVSSLHLVSNGSLL from the exons ATGTTAGCGCTGCTGGCGCTGCTGGCGGCCGCGCTGCTGGCGCTGCTCGGGGTGCGGCGGGCGGCTGCTCCCGGTGCCTGGGTCCCGCTGAAGCGCTGGGCCCTGGGCGGCCTCTTGCTCCTCCACGGCGCCTGGAGGCAGCGGGCTTCCTGCGGAGGGGCAGCGGAGCCCCGGAGGCCGCGTCTGCTCCGTCCCGACCCCCAC gcaCTTGATTCAGTTTACTTCACGGGCTTTGCAGAGACCAACAAGAGCTTTGTGATTGCTCGTCTTGCCAAGCGTCCCAATGGTATCTGTGAGATGTGGCTCTTCCTGAGGGTGGATGGAGTAGGAGAGTTTGAA CACCCACAGCACCCAAACATGATGGTGAATGATGAATCTGAAGAGATTTGGAGCGGAGGAGGGCTCACTATTGAGTATTTAGAGCTCCAAGCGCGCTGGAAAATAAGCTTCGATGGATTCCTCAG AAAAGGACCCTACCGACAGCAGTGGAGTgaagaagaaggagaacttGTACCAGttaaattctcttttca TTGGGAGAACTCTACAGAAGTCTTCAGCTTCAGTGATGACAGTCATCCCAGCACATTTGTCCGTGCTTTTGCCCAGGAACCATGGAGCATCGAGTTCTTCCAAAGGGTCAAAAA acAAAGGGAACAACACTTCCGACATGAGCAGTGGGGCCAGTCTGTTGGAGAAATTGAAATAGAAAATCATGAGAAAACCAAACTTTCCCTCAGAGGTGTTCGGAGCCACTCTTACG gTGTCCGGAACTGGTCTGAGATCTACCGTTATGTCATGATTTTGGCACGTTTTGAG GATGGGACTGCAGCTCATTTGACAGTTATAAACATGCCTGCTACCACAACGAA CCTCAATGTAGGTTATGTCTTTTTTCCTGATGGGAAGAAGGCTGGGATTGAGTGGTCCAACGCCTCGCTGGCTGAGATGGCTGATGATGGTGTAATCAAGGATGAGTACAGAGTCAGTTTTACTGCTG gtGGCAAGCACTTTGATGTTTCTGCAAGGCTGGACAAGCAAGCTTGCCCTGTGGTGTACAACGGCCTGACTGGAAGAGGTGTTTTCCATGAGTGCATTGCAGATTTCCAACTGAATGGGTTAACACAAGGCTGGGGCTTGGCTGAATTTTATTACAG GGATGAAGCTGCCCAGAGGGTTCCCAATTTGCAGCTTGGTCCCAGCACTGAAGGCCCAGCCGTTTCCTCCCTGCACCTCGTGAGCAATGGCTCTCTTCTGTGA
- the LOC776594 gene encoding uncharacterized protein LOC776594 isoform X2, with protein MWLFLRVDGVGEFEHPQHPNMMVNDESEEIWSGGGLTIEYLELQARWKISFDGFLRKGPYRQQWSEEEGELVPVKFSFHWENSTEVFSFSDDSHPSTFVRAFAQEPWSIEFFQRVKKQREQHFRHEQWGQSVGEIEIENHEKTKLSLRGVRSHSYGVRNWSEIYRYVMILARFEDGTAAHLTVINMPATTTNLNVGYVFFPDGKKAGIEWSNASLAEMADDGVIKDEYRVSFTAGGKHFDVSARLDKQACPVVYNGLTGRGVFHECIADFQLNGLTQGWGLAEFYYRDEAAQRVPNLQLGPSTEGPAVSSLHLVSNGSLL; from the exons ATGTGGCTCTTCCTGAGGGTGGATGGAGTAGGAGAGTTTGAA CACCCACAGCACCCAAACATGATGGTGAATGATGAATCTGAAGAGATTTGGAGCGGAGGAGGGCTCACTATTGAGTATTTAGAGCTCCAAGCGCGCTGGAAAATAAGCTTCGATGGATTCCTCAG AAAAGGACCCTACCGACAGCAGTGGAGTgaagaagaaggagaacttGTACCAGttaaattctcttttca TTGGGAGAACTCTACAGAAGTCTTCAGCTTCAGTGATGACAGTCATCCCAGCACATTTGTCCGTGCTTTTGCCCAGGAACCATGGAGCATCGAGTTCTTCCAAAGGGTCAAAAA acAAAGGGAACAACACTTCCGACATGAGCAGTGGGGCCAGTCTGTTGGAGAAATTGAAATAGAAAATCATGAGAAAACCAAACTTTCCCTCAGAGGTGTTCGGAGCCACTCTTACG gTGTCCGGAACTGGTCTGAGATCTACCGTTATGTCATGATTTTGGCACGTTTTGAG GATGGGACTGCAGCTCATTTGACAGTTATAAACATGCCTGCTACCACAACGAA CCTCAATGTAGGTTATGTCTTTTTTCCTGATGGGAAGAAGGCTGGGATTGAGTGGTCCAACGCCTCGCTGGCTGAGATGGCTGATGATGGTGTAATCAAGGATGAGTACAGAGTCAGTTTTACTGCTG gtGGCAAGCACTTTGATGTTTCTGCAAGGCTGGACAAGCAAGCTTGCCCTGTGGTGTACAACGGCCTGACTGGAAGAGGTGTTTTCCATGAGTGCATTGCAGATTTCCAACTGAATGGGTTAACACAAGGCTGGGGCTTGGCTGAATTTTATTACAG GGATGAAGCTGCCCAGAGGGTTCCCAATTTGCAGCTTGGTCCCAGCACTGAAGGCCCAGCCGTTTCCTCCCTGCACCTCGTGAGCAATGGCTCTCTTCTGTGA